AAACAGTCCGGCCGCATATTTTCCTGGATAATCCATTCATCCCGGTCATACTCCCGCACTTCGATGAACCCTTTGATTGGAAAAGAAAATAAGTGATCGATGGAATGCTCCTCCAATAACCGCTCCCTATTTTTATTTTGATAAATTCTCATCGTTAACCTCCAAAATATGAGATATCTCATATTTTCATTCTTTCCACCATGATACCATGCAATCAATGGAGGTTGACACAATGAATACACAACGTTGGATGAGCAAGCAATTTTTTAGTTTTTATTTGACTTGGGGCATTTTCCTACCGTACTGGACGGGATGGATGATTCATACAAAAGGAATCACTGTGGGGCAGGCTAGTTTGATTATGAGTCTGGGCCTTGCGGCAAGGGGGCTTTCTACTTTATTTGCATTCCCTGCTCTTTCAGGGAAATTCAGTAGTAAAACTCTGTTGAACGCGGCAGCCATTGGGACATTGATTTTTATTATTTGCGCCATTCCTGCAAGTTCCTTTACCACACTGCTCGCTGCGACGCTGCTGCTTCACTTTTTTTATCCGACTTTGATGCCTGCATTGGACACAGCAGCCGGTGTATTGGTGCAAAGCAATCAACTCAAGCATTACGGAAAAAGCCGCTTATGGGGATCTATAGGATTCGTGGCTGGCGGGATGCTTTTGACATTTTTCACCGGGGCGCTTGGGGATCAAGTAATTGTGTGGGTGCTCGGGGTAGGAATGGCCATTTTCCTAGGGCTGGGATTGATGCCAGCACCTGAAATTCTATCTAAAAAGCCAAAATCCCCTGTATCTAAGGAAGGCGGCATGCTGAAATTATTCCGCATTAAACACTTCGGGTTGGTGCTCGTCATTGTCATCTTGCTGCAGGCAGCCCACGCTTCCTATTACAATTACGGCTATATTTATCTGCAGGAAATTCATGCACCGGCCTATTTGATTGGGGTAATCATCAACATTGCGGTGATTGCAGAGATTATTTTCTTCTCCGTCGCTGATCAAAAATTCCGGAACTTTTCAGTGGGATCCTTGCTTGCACTGGCTGCATTGGGATCGACCGTACGCTGGGTAATGGTTTTCGCATTTCCAAGTGTTTGGGTATTCTGCATCGCGCAGACGCTGCATGCCTTTTCCTTCGCGATGGGGCACTATGCATTCATGAAATATTTGATCGAAAATATTCCACACGAACAGATTCCAAAAGCGCAGGGGCTCTACTCTGCATTGGCACTCAGCTGGAGCACAGCCGTGTTCACCATATTCGGCGGATTCCTATACGAAATCGAACCGAGATACGCATTCTTGGGAATGATCGTCTGCACCATCCCATCCATGCTCCTTGCACTCCGCTACCGATCCGTTGGGACATAGGGACAGGTTTACTGTCCCTTTTCGGTTTATTGGTACGGTGGTGTGCTTGGGGAGTGGGGTGCTAGTGCTGGTGCTGGTGGGACAAGGAACCTGTCCCCACGTCCCTTCAAAGAACTCTTTTTAACCACATTAATAAAATGTCAGCAAGTTCCTTCCTTTTGTCTATATAATTATGGTCTGTTTCTAACACTTCGCATTGCAAATTGTTGGCCCCAGCTTGCTTCAGTGAATGTATTAAAGGATCAAAAAAGGATTGTTTAGGCAGCTGCAGATCATACTGAGCTGCTGTTACCAGCAGTTTTCGATCAACGAGTTGTGGGGCAGCTAAAAATGTATTCCACTCCTTTTTGTTCAACAAAATCTCTTCCATGATCCCATCAACAGAGGCTCCGTTTAAAAAGAAGCAACTATCATTCAACATTTGAGAGAATTGTTCCTCTAAATCAGGATCTTGTGCCAACATCTCAGCAAACAAGGAAAAGTTAGCACTGGATAATGCAGCAACAGCTTGAATAGTTGGTTCAGAAACAGCAGCAATCAGAGATAAAAACCCACCGAAACTGTGTCCGGCCAAAGCGATTCGGTTTACGTCAATTCGATTTTTTCGGGCTACTTCTTTTTGTTTAATATAGCGAAGAGTTGCATGGACATCTTCCAACGAGGTAGAAAATGAAAATGATCCCTGACTCCCCCAAGACCCACGGTAGTTGATTATCATTATATTAAACCCATTCTTCTGCAATTCGGCTGCTGTATCCTGGTTCATCATTACACCAGGGAAACCATGAAGCAAAAGCATTGTAGCATGTGGCCCTTCACCCTCTGCTACATACATCCTTCCAACAATCTTATCTTCCCCACTTGGGATTGCTAATAAATTCAAACTCAAAGGAAACTCACTTTTCACGTAAACCTCTCCTTTTCTGGGACATAGGGACAGGTGAACTGTCCCATTTTTGGTTTATTGATATGCCGGCGTGCTTGGGAAATGGGATGCTGGTGGGACAATGAACCTGTCCCCACGTCCCATTTACTTTGTTACGGGATATTTTATTGCGTTTTTCTTCATTTTTTTAAAGACTTCTTCCTCTAAGTCTACATTCATTTTGTCGGCCATCTGCAAGAGGTAGATGAATACGTCGGCCATTTCTTCTTTGATGTTCTGGTCAGGTGACTGCAGCGCTTCTTGATCACTTTTCCATTGGAAATTCTCCAGCAGTTCATTGGCTTCCAAGGAAATGGAGATAGCCAAATCTTTTAAATCGTGGTTTCCTTTCCATCCTCTTTCGTCACGGAACTTGGTGATGGCATCAATCATGTTCTTCATTTTATTAATCTCCTAATATTTTTTATGAATATTTTACCATATGATCTACAATTCAATTATCAAGTCGTTCTGATTTTAAAATTATGCCTAAAATTATATTTTTACAGTAATTGAGATATTTCGCTAGATTTCCTGGGAAATCGTCAACTTTCACCAATCTCCAATTAATCCCTACACGAGATATTTTTACAATTCACGCCATAAAAAATGCTAATCTAAAATAGAAAAATATTACATTTAATAGGGGGAATAGTATGAAAAGATGGAAAATGCTCATAACAGCAGCTCTTATTTTAGGAGGTTGGTGGATGACACCGGACAAACCAGCTTCAGCAGCTTGCGCAAATGGTTCGTATGATCTTCTGGACAATGACAACAATCAGTTGAATTCTCCTGATAATAGTTACTCCGGGAATTGGGTGCACGCATCTTCTTCCTTGTCTTATCGTTCAGAACATCGCTATCTTGCTTCCTCTCCGAGCTCAGGAAGCAGCGATTATAGCTGGATTTTCCCAAGCTGCAGTAACCTTTATGGAAGCCTTTACGTCTATATCGATAATACAAAGTTCACTAATGCAAATGCTGTTTATCGAATGTACAACAATAGCTCTCAAGTACTAAGTACTTCTCTTAATCAGCGCTATGCAGCCCGCGGATGGAATTATGCAGGGAAAACTCCCGGTGCAAAAACAGGCAAGGTTGTACTAAGTGTCCCTTCAGGTCAACTCGGTGGAACGGGTGCAGACGCAGTAAAAGTTCTTTATAGCAGCAACTAAAATAGGAGGCTAAGATATGGTGAAAAAATTCATGGCTGCAGCGGCAATTGCAGTTGCAGTGGGTATTGCAGGGATTTATGGGCTATCAGAGTGGAACCATCCAAAAGAGAAAAAGGAAGTACATGCAGTACATACCAATTTTAAGAGAGCATCTGCTCCTGCAGCTTCAGCTCCTAATGAAACGATATTCCCCTTGGATTTATCTGATCAAGACGCGATTCAGGAACGGATGTTGAACAGCTATAATTATTTTGACAGTGCAAAAGGGTCATTCCGTTATTACAGCGAAACCGTTCCATTCGACTTAATAATAGATTACAAGCTTCAGATGAAAAATAAAGTCTCTTATTCTACGTCGTTATTAAATCAAGCCACCGGGGTAAAAACAGAAGAAACATTCGATGGCAATAATTTGATTTCACTAAATCATCATGATAAAACGTACCAATCCCAACCGTACGAGGTTCAGAGTAAAGGGCAATATATGAAACTTAAAAATGCAGTGACGAAAAATGGAGACGGTACCAAAAACTATAATTATCCTGCAACAGGTATCGAACTTGGATATGCTGGAACATCTCTTCACAGCAAGGAAATTGCTCTTGGATTCCTTGAAGACCATAGTCTTTGGAAAGCAAGCAGAAGGGAAAACATTCTTGGCAGAACAGCAATCGTCATCGAGGGAACCTTTGATGATTCCTTCCAACGAAAACTTTCAGCAAAAACCTTCACACTATGGATGGACCAAAATTCAGGCATCCTGCTGAAGATGGAATTGTATAATGCGAATGGAAGATCAATAGAAGGAATCGAAACAAAAGATATCAAAATCAACGAAGCATTCGATGTTGAAAACGCAAAAATCCCAAAAGACTACAAACAATTCAAATCATAAGGACGGGAGGACAGTTCACAGCAACTGTCCCTTTTTTGTTTGGGCGGGACATGGGGACAGGTTTACTGTCCCGTTGGTGTTGATAATTGTAATTGAAATCATCGGCAGGTCCTGCAGGGACACTGAACCTGTCCCTGTGTACCGCACGTTTGTTTTTTGTATGCGGATTCATGTGGGACGCGGAACCTGTCCCCACGTCCCTCGGCGTACCAATTGTTGTTTCGGAACTTGCAGGTGGTTTATAATGAAGCGTACTTTATATGAAATTATTAAATTTTATTAGAAAAAGAGGTGTTATGATTTATGTCTATTTGGCGTAAATACAAGGATTCTTCCTTCCTTCTTAAGATGACGGCTGGATTTGTCCTTGGTATCATCGTCGGCGTTCTTTGGGGACCTGGGGCTGACGTTATAAAGCCGTTCGGTACATTATTGATTAAAATGCTGAACTTGATTGCAACGCCGGTTGTGTTTTTGACAGTCGTCCTTGCAGTTAATCAAATGAATCCGAAACAGCTTGGCCGAACGGGAGGAAAGCTTGTTGTTTACTATGGCATCACAACGGCTGCGGCTGTTTTGATTGGTCTTGGACTGGCTCTGTGGATCAATCCGGGGGCATCCCTTTCCCTGCCTGATGTTTCTGTGCAAAAACCGGAAAGTCCATCTGTGGCAAACATTCTGTTAAGCATAGTGCCTGACAATATCGTCACAGCTTTCACCAGCGGAAACTTGATGGCCATTTTGTTTTTAGCAATCATCATTGGTTTTACGACTTCAGGAATGCGCTTTTCTACTGATGAAAAAATGCAGCGTTACGGAAAATCCCTGCATCATATTTTTGATGCAGCAAATGAACTTTTCTTCCGCATTTTAAAAGGGATTCTACTCTATGCTCCGATCGGAATTTTTGCCATTGCAGCTTCCTCATTCGGTGCACAAGGATGGGATACGTTTAAATCCCTATTCAAGTTTACAGCAGTCTTTTACCTTGGAATCGTCATCCTTTGGGTTGTCGTGTACAGCGGAATTCTAAAGATGTTCAAGATTTCATTGCGAAAATTCTTTGGCAGCACAAAAGAAGCGTTCACTACTGCCTTCTTCACATCCAGCAGCATTGCCACCCTTCCAGTTGCCATTGAAGGAGCTAAAAAAGCGGGAATTTCAGATAGGATCGTAAACTTCAGCCTTCCCCTTGGTGCGGTATTCAATTCCGATGGTGGCGCGCTCAGAATGGGAGCTTCCATCGTTTTCGCAGCCAATGTTTCCGGGGCGAATTTCTCCGTGACTGATTTCATTACAATCATTTTGGTGGGCACACTGCTATCCATCGGTACAGCAGGTGTGCCAGCTGCAGGGCTAGTCACGCTCTCAGCTGTCCTGACAATGTTCAACCTGCCGCTTGAAATAGTGGCACTCATTGCAGGCGTCGACGCCATCATCGGCATGGCCGGCACAGCTTCCAATGTTATCGGTGACATCGTCGGAGCTGCCGTCGTCGACCAATCAGAAAAAAAACACAATAGCAAGGTCTAGTGTGGGACAGGGGGACAGGTTAACTGTCCCCCTTTTTTTGTGCATTTACCTGTTTTTGGCCATACAATCTGGGCGGGCTCGTGGGACAAGAAACCTGTCCCCCCGTCCCTTTTTCTTATTCTTGCAGGAGTATGGATTTGTTTGTTGAATAGGTAGTTTAATGAAATTAAGGAGGTGTTTTTATATGTACATTGTCTATTAATCCTTCCCCCAATTAACCTGAATCCCCCTCGTTCTCCCTAAGAATCATTCCATACAATCTCCCAACCTACTTTTTAAAAAGAATATCAAAATCCAAGGTGTGATAAAACTATGCCAAGAAGAGCCAGAAGTAAGAGCAGCACCGCTATCTACCATCTCATCATGAGAGGTGTTAATTGCCAATCCATTTTTGAGGATGATGAAGATCGAACCCGATTTCTAGAGACCATTTCACGATTTAAGAGGAATAACAGTTTTCAACTTTACAGCTATTGCTTGATGAATAACCACGTCCATCTTCTGATGAAAGAAGGAGCCGATTCCATTTCAACCGTTGTACAGAAAATCAGCTCAAGCTATGTTTATTTTTACAATGAAAAATACGAACGAAGCGGGCATTTATTCCAGGAACGTTTTAAAAGCGAAGACATCAATAATATGCGGTATTTCCTCACCGTTCTGCGTTATATTCACCAAAATCCCTTGAGGGCTGGCCTCTCCATTTCCGTTTTTGATTCCCCATGGACAAGCATCCACGAATATGAAAAAAAATATAGTTTCGTTGACACAGAATTCCCTTTGAGTTTATTTTCCTCAAATAAGAAGAAAGCCTATGAACTGTTTCAGCAGCACATGCAGACCCTCACCGATGATGAATGTTTGGATTATCGGATAAGAATGCGACTGACTGATAACGACCTTAGAGAGCACATGCTAGCCTACGGGATACGAAGCGGAAGCGACCTGCAAAAACTAGAACTGACACAAAGAAACACAATTCTCTCACGACTAAAACAAATAGAAGGAGTCTCCATCCGACAACTCGCCAGAATCACCGGAATCTCCAAAAGCGTAATCCACCGCGCAGGGACAGAGGGACAGGTTTCTTGTCCCTCGGCGGCCACCTCTACGTCCGTCTCCACCACCACCTCGAATCTCCGAACGGCAAGCCAATTGTAACTCTATTAGTTCAAGAATGTTTCCGATCGAAGCACGGCCAGCTGTGACATTGTTGAAACACATCCCACTGGGACGAGGAACCTGTCCCCGCGTCCCACCCGCATGAGTCCCTCCTGCCCCCCCTAAAGTTTGTTTCTACTTATCAAGGTAGTTTATAATGAAGCCGGACCTACACGAAGCGAAATAGTGGGGCAAGTGGGACAATGAACCTGTCCCCACGTCCCACGAAATTCATCATAGAAAAGAGGCTGATTTTATGAAAGCACTTGTTTTTGAACAATTTGGCGGACCTGAAGTTCTGCTTTATCAAGAAATCGATAATC
This Falsibacillus pallidus DNA region includes the following protein-coding sequences:
- a CDS encoding MFS transporter; the protein is MNTQRWMSKQFFSFYLTWGIFLPYWTGWMIHTKGITVGQASLIMSLGLAARGLSTLFAFPALSGKFSSKTLLNAAAIGTLIFIICAIPASSFTTLLAATLLLHFFYPTLMPALDTAAGVLVQSNQLKHYGKSRLWGSIGFVAGGMLLTFFTGALGDQVIVWVLGVGMAIFLGLGLMPAPEILSKKPKSPVSKEGGMLKLFRIKHFGLVLVIVILLQAAHASYYNYGYIYLQEIHAPAYLIGVIINIAVIAEIIFFSVADQKFRNFSVGSLLALAALGSTVRWVMVFAFPSVWVFCIAQTLHAFSFAMGHYAFMKYLIENIPHEQIPKAQGLYSALALSWSTAVFTIFGGFLYEIEPRYAFLGMIVCTIPSMLLALRYRSVGT
- a CDS encoding alpha/beta hydrolase family protein, with protein sequence MKSEFPLSLNLLAIPSGEDKIVGRMYVAEGEGPHATMLLLHGFPGVMMNQDTAAELQKNGFNIMIINYRGSWGSQGSFSFSTSLEDVHATLRYIKQKEVARKNRIDVNRIALAGHSFGGFLSLIAAVSEPTIQAVAALSSANFSLFAEMLAQDPDLEEQFSQMLNDSCFFLNGASVDGIMEEILLNKKEWNTFLAAPQLVDRKLLVTAAQYDLQLPKQSFFDPLIHSLKQAGANNLQCEVLETDHNYIDKRKELADILLMWLKRVL
- a CDS encoding nucleotide pyrophosphohydrolase; protein product: MKNMIDAITKFRDERGWKGNHDLKDLAISISLEANELLENFQWKSDQEALQSPDQNIKEEMADVFIYLLQMADKMNVDLEEEVFKKMKKNAIKYPVTK
- a CDS encoding sigma-E factor regulatory protein RseB domain-containing protein — encoded protein: MVKKFMAAAAIAVAVGIAGIYGLSEWNHPKEKKEVHAVHTNFKRASAPAASAPNETIFPLDLSDQDAIQERMLNSYNYFDSAKGSFRYYSETVPFDLIIDYKLQMKNKVSYSTSLLNQATGVKTEETFDGNNLISLNHHDKTYQSQPYEVQSKGQYMKLKNAVTKNGDGTKNYNYPATGIELGYAGTSLHSKEIALGFLEDHSLWKASRRENILGRTAIVIEGTFDDSFQRKLSAKTFTLWMDQNSGILLKMELYNANGRSIEGIETKDIKINEAFDVENAKIPKDYKQFKS
- a CDS encoding dicarboxylate/amino acid:cation symporter; translated protein: MSIWRKYKDSSFLLKMTAGFVLGIIVGVLWGPGADVIKPFGTLLIKMLNLIATPVVFLTVVLAVNQMNPKQLGRTGGKLVVYYGITTAAAVLIGLGLALWINPGASLSLPDVSVQKPESPSVANILLSIVPDNIVTAFTSGNLMAILFLAIIIGFTTSGMRFSTDEKMQRYGKSLHHIFDAANELFFRILKGILLYAPIGIFAIAASSFGAQGWDTFKSLFKFTAVFYLGIVILWVVVYSGILKMFKISLRKFFGSTKEAFTTAFFTSSSIATLPVAIEGAKKAGISDRIVNFSLPLGAVFNSDGGALRMGASIVFAANVSGANFSVTDFITIILVGTLLSIGTAGVPAAGLVTLSAVLTMFNLPLEIVALIAGVDAIIGMAGTASNVIGDIVGAAVVDQSEKKHNSKV
- a CDS encoding transposase; translated protein: MPRRARSKSSTAIYHLIMRGVNCQSIFEDDEDRTRFLETISRFKRNNSFQLYSYCLMNNHVHLLMKEGADSISTVVQKISSSYVYFYNEKYERSGHLFQERFKSEDINNMRYFLTVLRYIHQNPLRAGLSISVFDSPWTSIHEYEKKYSFVDTEFPLSLFSSNKKKAYELFQQHMQTLTDDECLDYRIRMRLTDNDLREHMLAYGIRSGSDLQKLELTQRNTILSRLKQIEGVSIRQLARITGISKSVIHRAGTEGQVSCPSAATSTSVSTTTSNLRTASQL